The Notolabrus celidotus isolate fNotCel1 chromosome 6, fNotCel1.pri, whole genome shotgun sequence nucleotide sequence CATGTGTACAGATAATTCATGAAGGATACAGGATTGTCAGTGGCACTGTTGATTTCTGTATTGATGATGTTCTGGACAAATTTGATTGTGTCCGTGGTGACTCCATGAACCTGTAAACAGAACAGTCAACACTGAAGCATTCATCTCCAAAAGCAGGGGTTAAAGTTTAAGGATGGAGGATGTAAAATCCTGAAGGAGAAGTGCTTTTTAATACAAGGGTGTATACATGAATTTGATCGGAGGTTACCTGAGGACAGCACCTCATGGTGTAGGCATCCTGGACTCTGTCACAAAACCGGTGGCTCTCTGGAAAATCAAACCAACGCCAGATGATACTCATTAAGTACCACATGTTTAAGGGTGCATAATATTACCAAAAgctatactttatttattccccAGGGGAATTACACCCTCTGAATTTGACCATGTCAAACTATTTATGAGGTGTGGGCAGCCACAGTGCAGTAATCCAGCTCAGAATAAGAAATATTCCTTAttagatgtttgtgtgttgtgtgggaGGAAACTGTGACATGCACACTCTACAAATTGTAGCCCTGTAAGCCATAGAAGGGGTTTCAGGACCGTCTTGATATGTGGCAACAGTGCGTCCCAGATGTTAAGTCCAGTTGAAATAGCTTGTCGCAGCATTTCTCAAAGTGAATTAGGATAAGATGGTGGGACATTTTGTCAGAAGGAATTTGTACATTGAAAGATGACAAACGCTATAAACAACTATTAATCATGTTGTCGCTAGCTAGCTGACAAAGTAATGACTCTTGGCTCTGTGCTGCTGAGGATGACAAATGATTGATGGCTGGATGTCCTCCTTATTtacaagttaaagctcctgtagggcttttttagctggttatcaaacagactgaaattaataatgttgcctctttatgacctacaaatcaaaacaagacCATCTGCAACAAAATTGATTATTCTAAATAGTATTTTGTAAAGCTTGGAACTACTCATGCAGGTAGGAGTCAGAGACAGTTAGCTACAGTAGGTTGCAGAAAcagactttgtttacattttccactgcAAAGGTTCACAGTGAGTGACTGTAGAAGATAAGCAGGATGGGCTTTTTAATCAGAAGACACTGTTTAGAGGTGTACAGAACAGATCAGCAAAAAGATTAGAGGTACTgtgttgtccacagggggcgccaaaatcaatgcaaCCCAAAAGTTGTTCACAGGAGCTTAAAGTTACTTCagcacaggtttttttttcccactgaaGGATGATGAGATTTGAAGACTACAAATTAATtgatctgggtttttttttgtgtgttggcaTATATTATTGAACTGTATTTCATCATCAGGGATGTGATATTAAAGGGTGTATATGagcatttttaaaattgaatgttgactttaaatgtaaatgcaaaATGACCTGCAATCTGAGATGGATGGTGATCTGAATCCAGAAGCGAGCGGAAGCGCTGGGCCACCTCTATCTGCCCCGGGTGAGGACGCAACGCGTGGATGTCTGCAGGAGGAGACCAGAAAATTAAGAAGGATGGTACAGATACGAATCTTTAAGTTTAAGGTAAAGTTTTTTGTGatagttatctgtttttgttctccagcactgctgctgctgcctctcacCGCTGTCAAAGGCCTTGGTGGTACCCTTTAGAACCTCCAGGGTCAGAGCAGCAATGATGTCAGCCTGCCGAGCTATTGCCTGGGCTCGCTCCACTGCCTCCGCCCCCAAGGAGGTGATCATCTGGGTCCCATTGATCAGAGCAAGACCCTGCAAGGGAAACACTGAATGTGATGGATCTATTCTCTACTCAAAGATGCCACTATGACATCTATTGTAACTAACATGCCTTCTGTCCCCTTCATCCCTGTGTATCCCTGTGAAGGCACAATGTGTTCCCAATGAACCCTTGGTTAGGATCTCTGATGCTGGCAAATCAAACATGAGCCtgtgtggttgtttttaaacAGTACCTCTTTCGGCTTCAGTGTTATTGGCTTTAGTCCATGGGCCTCCAGGACCTGGCCAAAGatgaaagcagaaaaaacatgaaaaaggtcAAGGGTCATCAAAAAGCAAACATGTTGTCCTACTGGACACCGCAACCTTTTGCTCTCAAAAGCAAAAGGTACATTTCCTGCTACATTAAGCCAGTGATTGTCATACAGAAAAGGCATGTCTGTAGGATCTTACATATTTGGCATCCGCCCATCCGCTCTTGGGCGACCACATTTTACCCTCTCCCATCAGCCCCAGGGCCAGGTGAGAGAGGGGTGCAAGGTCTCCACTGGCACCCACTGTCCCTTTCTCTGGGACGAAGGAGAGGCAAGAAGCTGAAGGGGAAAAGTGATCAACAGATGGAGATTCATTTTTATAACAGACTTCACTTTAATGATCTGTATAGATTGTCATCATTGGGCCCAGGTCAGCTCAGGTGACATGAAGCTGCTGCTTTACCATTGAAGGCCTGGATCATGGCATGAAGAGTTTCCAAAGAAATTCCACTGTGCCCTTTGGCCAGAACATTGATCCTGAGAGCGAGCAGCATGCGAGTCCTTTCCGGACTCAGCGGGTTTCCAACACCTGAACACCGTGAGACAACATTAAGGGTTCAGATACTAATGCAGGAAATCTAAAACACCTCGTCAATTTCACAAAATCTCTTAATGATTTTGAAACTCTACAAAGTTCAATTACCTGCTGAGTGTGACCGCACTAAGTTCTCCTGAAGCTCCCTGTGGAATAGGAAGTACATGGCCGTCAATCAGCTACTCATTCTTCAACAGAACATTTAACTTTGACCAAAAGAACAAATAATAAAGGTTTCCTTTACTTGAGCTTGCTGACAGGAATGACCGTTCGGGCAAATTTGCCAAAACCTGTGGTGATTCCATAGACAACTGGAGTATCAGGGAGAGAATAAGAGATCATTAACTTCTGAAATGCTGCTGTTTTAAAGTACTCAATAAATCAGGTCAGAATTCTTAAATGTTTTCAAACCTTTATTCTCTTTGACAATGGTGTCCAACAGCTCTCTGGATTGCACAACCTTTTTGTCTGCCTCTGGAGTTAGCTGAACATGTTGGGAATCATTACATTTAGTCAAAGATTACCACAGAACAGGAATTACAACGAAACCAATGAACTGTGATCATTACCTTTATCTTGTAGAGTCCCCTTCCTAAGTTAACCAGATCTGTTGATGTCAGGCTGTTTCCATCCAGGCAGATATACTGCACATGAAGACCAGTGTTACAGACATGTCACCAGTACAGTGTGTTTTAAATTTTAACAGAGGATACTTGAACACTTACTTCTCCAGGTTCTTTGTATGCTGCTGTTCTGTTTCAAATTTTGATTAAGGAGAACAGTCTGAAATATTGCGTCATCCTgtgatgtattattttatttttacccttTTACACTCCAGTCAAGTGGAAACAATGTaacaacataaaacaataatttaatagagatttttttttacaaattatAATAAGTACCCAACACACAGTTACCAACTTTTAGGATACAGGTGAGAAACTCCAGGTGCACATGGGATAAAGTCAGGAGACATGGTGTCGCCTTCGATAGCTGTAAATCCAGGACAATAATACATGTTATACATACTTTGCATTTGTTATAAGATATTataataacattttaataatgTCTCCATTTGTAGGCACATTACTGACCATGCGCAATGACGCAATTACGGCTATATTCTAAACTTCTCCACTTTTAATTGTGATGCACACGTCTTTTTAATTGCAAAAGGTCATTACCCAGCTCCACGAAGTCATTATCCTCCAGTACATCCTCGATGGTGTCATCCTCGTCCAACAAACCCAAACCCTGGCACCTGCGCACAACAAATCGGGTGTCCTTAACAGCCGCGATGCCGCCGTTGTCCGGTTTGTTCTTCACGTAGCGTTTGAGAGCTTCTTGTCCCAGCCACCTCATCGTGTTGGTGGTGTCCCGGCAGGGCACCGCCAGCCACTCATCCCTGATGTGGACCGTAAAACGAGGCATCGTGCTTTGGCCGGACTCTACTGCAGTGAGTGCTGTTCACCGCTCTCCAAGGTACCACCTTCAGCCGCCTGAAGTTCAACCGCCAATCAGACGCACTGGAGCGGGGCCACGCCCACAGGTGACACACCTCCGGAGACCACTGACCTCCACAGGTTGATCTCAGGGATGAATGTTTGTACGGTGGCCCCAGAGGCGGATCTACAGGGGTGGCATAGGGAGGCAAGTGCCACCCTAAAACACAGCCTTGCCACCCCAGTTTGAAGGATTTAATTCAAAGAAAAGTTATGCCTCATCAGACACTTATGTGAATAACTGACTGCAGTgaattagtgatgggaagttcgggtccaaaagaagagccggctctttcaactcccgaacgactcttaatttaggatcttttgtagccgtgtattttaccttaactttgcaaaaactaatggtttgtgtgttgaaaacccttttacgtacactGTTTTACGAGAAACCTTATAATTGCCttgttttgtgcatttattctgttacaaaaccattctcacttttgtttagtattttaatcaaacttttttattgtacaatttaacaaaacactgcaaacatatccacagaacagaaccagaaccaaactcaagcaaacagaatcagaaccaaactcaaacaaacagaaccagaaccaaactcaaacaaacagaaccgaaccaaactcaagcaaacagaaccagaaacagaaccaaactcaagcaaacagaaccagaaacagaaccaaactaaagcaaacagaaacagaaccaaaataaagcaaacagaaccagaaccaactcaagcaaacagaagtagaaccaaactcaatccaCCAAAAAACCCAAACCAAACGGAAGCAAACATTATTGATGTCCTTAGTTCAGGTTGGCAttaagaaaaatcagatgcctcagcttggatgggctgatccaattgctcctctcagtgagtatttgccctgtcttcgatAAgactctcagaaggaacagatgtagccatgattcacagcctcccctccatcacctctatcctatatcctcacatgtgattggccgcatggccgccatgctgaccaatcaaaacaaagttctgctgtgagcagagctggggctgaacactgtgagagctaagcagcgaaaggaaaaaggaaattcCAGAAAGGaactctgaatgtttgtttatttattcagataattttaattatcttattgcagttataacaaaacaaaagaaaagtgtagtaggaaacacattttatttcaggcacATGAAGGGCCCCCCACCACatttgggccctaggtagtcagtcacACTTTTCCCCCACGCCCCTGATCTTGTGTGTACTAGATAAAAACTTGTGCGAAAaagataattatcttgtgtGTACATGATAATATCCTGTGCGCACAATACAGAAAACATGTATATTTTCgggacttcaggggctctgtGGTCCTGTATtcgcagtggcggttctggggaggggccagtgcccctgtaaaactgaacctggacccccctgtgcccaTGAGCTctactcatgttgagtgtaaacagccaaacagctgctgtcagtctgcattttgatatcgtacacagtagtatatatgtctagtatatagggatgcactgatgttttgccagtttgttctcagccggtcctcgcccttctcagtctcttttgtcaggctTGAACgcgtccctctgacaacacccttggccccagcctggcccccccagtaaaattggtctaaaACTGCCACTGTGTATTCGTCTTGTCTCTATATCACTGTTTTCAGACAAAATAATTGGTTATTACATAGGAACAGGTgtgaataaattataaaaatgacaacactCTCATATAAAATTGTAATTTCTTAATTAGGAATTTAAGAACTTGTTTGGTTAACTAAACCAGTATAGCTCCACAACCTGACGCAAAATGAAACTAATCAGCTCCCTAGCTCCTGCTTGATGTAATGCAACAAGCTGTACCTAAACGCACCACAGTAGGCTGCTGCGGTCTGATGATGTCAGTTCACGGG carries:
- the hal gene encoding histidine ammonia-lyase; translation: MPRFTVHIRDEWLAVPCRDTTNTMRWLGQEALKRYVKNKPDNGGIAAVKDTRFVVRRCQGLGLLDEDDTIEDVLEDNDFVELAIEGDTMSPDFIPCAPGVSHLTAAYKEPGEYICLDGNSLTSTDLVNLGRGLYKIKLTPEADKKVVQSRELLDTIVKENKVVYGITTGFGKFARTVIPVSKLKELQENLVRSHSAGVGNPLSPERTRMLLALRINVLAKGHSGISLETLHAMIQAFNASCLSFVPEKGTVGASGDLAPLSHLALGLMGEGKMWSPKSGWADAKYVLEAHGLKPITLKPKEGLALINGTQMITSLGAEAVERAQAIARQADIIAALTLEVLKGTTKAFDSDIHALRPHPGQIEVAQRFRSLLDSDHHPSQIAESHRFCDRVQDAYTMRCCPQVHGVTTDTIKFVQNIINTEINSATDNPMVFAERGETISGGNFHGEYPAKALDFLAIAVHELASISERRIERLCNPSLSELPAFLVNEGGLNSGFMIAHCTAAALVSENKVLCHPSSVDSLSTSAATEDHVSMGGWAARKALRVVEHVEQVLAIELLAACQGIEFLRPLRTTTPLEKVYELVRNVVKPWFKDRFMSPDIEAVHRLLLDQKVWNVAKPYIDKYQTEYIPESRPISPTAFSLDPPSSPRKRVRHE